The Devosia sp. genome segment GCCAGAACAGGCCCGGCGCAGAACCCGCTCGCATGCGCACCGCAATGGGGCGGGCCGCCGCCCCGGCGCCCACCACGATATCGGCCTGTTTTTCACTCGACACGCGCGCCTCCGGTGGAACCCCCGCCGCCCCGGGGCCTTTTATCTGGGTGGGCTGTTCGTTTCCTGGCTGCAACAGGCGCAATTTAGCGTGGTCGCGCCAGTTGACTTTGGCAGCGGCTACCACGATTTTAAGGCCGAATTCACCCCCTGGCACCAATAGCACAAGGAAAGTTTGCCATTCGCCGTCCCATGAGACCCGTTGCGCCCCAGAAGGATGGGCCGCTTGCCAACGAGGATATCACCAGCCCCGACGTCCAGCTTATCGATGCCGAAGGTGAAAACCGCGGCATTGTCCGCACCCGCGAGGCTCTTGCCGAGGCGCAGGAAGCCGGGCTTGACCTGGTGCTGATCGCCGCCAATTCGAACCCGCCCGTCGCCAAGATGCTCGATCTCGGCCGGTTCAAATATGCTGCCCAGAAGAAGGCGGCCGAAGCGCGCAAGAAGCAGAAGGTCATCGAGGTCAAGGAAGTCCAGATGCGTCCGAATATCGATACGCATGACTACGAGACCAAGATGAAGGCCGTGCAGCGTTTCCTGGGCGAGGGCGACCGCGTGAAGGTGACGATGCGCTTCCGTGGCCGCGAAATGGCGCACCAGGACCTTGGCATGCAATTGCTGATCAAGGTCAAGGATCAGACCGAGGCCATTGCCAAGGTGGAAAGCCAGCCGCGCTCGGAAGGCCGGCAGATGGTCATGGTGCTGGCGCCCAAATAAGGCAGCCGGCATGTCGGATATTGGAAAGCGGGCCCTCGGGTCCGCTTTTTTGTTGGCGGAGGTATGGCTTTGCGGCGGTGCTGACTGGCGGGCCTGACCCCGGGGCGGCATCAGCGCCGCTGCTTGACATCGGGCGTGCCCGGGCGCAATTAAAAGATGACTGCTAGTGTCATATAATGGAAATTCCGATGATTACCCGCCGCCTTCTCGTCCTTGCCGGTCTGCCCCTGCTGCTGGCCCTTTCTGGCCCTGTCATGGCACGAGACATCACCCATATCATGGGTGTTACCAGCGTCCCGGACGCGCCCTTGCGCGTGGTTGCGCTGACCAATGAAGCAACGGAAGACCTCCTGGCGCTGGGTATCACCCCGGTGGGCGCGGTGCGCTCGGCCAATGCCGATCCCTGGTTCGACCATGTCGCCGCCGCGCTCTCCGAGACGATCCTGGTGGGAGAGGAACTGGCACCCAATCTCGAAGTGATCCTGTCCCTTGAGCCCGATCTCATCCTTGGCAACAAGAAGCGGCACGAGGCCATTTATGGTCAGTTGTCCGCCATTGCGCCAACGGTCTATGTCGAAAACGTCACCGGCCAGTGGCGCAACAATTTCGCCTTCTATGCCGAAACCGTGGGCCAGGCCGACGCCGCAGCGGCAGCATTGGACGCCTATGAGGGCCGCCTTGAGGCCATCAAGGCCGAACTGGGTGACCGCCTCGCCGAGACGGTTAGCCTCGTGCGATTCATTGCCGGGCAGAACTATGCCTACAACAATGACAGCTTTTCCGGCTC includes the following:
- the infC gene encoding translation initiation factor IF-3 is translated as MRRPMRPVAPQKDGPLANEDITSPDVQLIDAEGENRGIVRTREALAEAQEAGLDLVLIAANSNPPVAKMLDLGRFKYAAQKKAAEARKKQKVIEVKEVQMRPNIDTHDYETKMKAVQRFLGEGDRVKVTMRFRGREMAHQDLGMQLLIKVKDQTEAIAKVESQPRSEGRQMVMVLAPK
- a CDS encoding iron-siderophore ABC transporter substrate-binding protein, with protein sequence MITRRLLVLAGLPLLLALSGPVMARDITHIMGVTSVPDAPLRVVALTNEATEDLLALGITPVGAVRSANADPWFDHVAAALSETILVGEELAPNLEVILSLEPDLILGNKKRHEAIYGQLSAIAPTVYVENVTGQWRNNFAFYAETVGQADAAAAALDAYEGRLEAIKAELGDRLAETVSLVRFIAGQNYAYNNDSFSGSILRDIGFARPAAQDKPGLAEPITLERIPELDADHLLHFSYETGDGGATKEAETWMASPLWQSLEAVQSGHVHAVSDTVWATAGGIMAANLALDDIEAIFGLAPTR